Proteins from a single region of Bacillota bacterium:
- a CDS encoding SLC13/DASS family transporter, whose protein sequence is MGPAEISLIILVIMMILYITEIIPLAVTALASCAALVVFKVVPASVAWSGLSNDTVLLVAGMIVVGNALFETGTAEWLGKTIVRFAGEGEFKVVVAVMVVTMVLSAFLNNSSTTAMMLPVFAGIIAASSGRLKSKYWMMPLAISAVAGGQLSLVGSTPPIIVQGVQTAAGYRPFGFFEFALMGGPICLALLIYTFTFGKWLSRKMYGENPEPSPVMKEMMQSAAAEKEKIRDVKKMWISGIIMLGCIIGFITTNEKVLPLGTIAMIGALACVITGCISEKTNYLKMDWPTVFVLGGSIGFASGLEKSGGGKLLADAILGLFGSAITPFIVFAVIVFLGMFLTQFMSNTAATAMLAPIGLAMAKAVGMSPLPVMMGLCTATACSFSTPVATPPMTMVLGPGGYRFIDYIKWAGPFNIICYILTLLIVPLIWKF, encoded by the coding sequence ATGGGACCGGCAGAAATTAGCTTGATTATTTTAGTGATAATGATGATTCTTTATATAACCGAAATTATTCCTTTGGCGGTGACTGCTCTTGCCTCTTGTGCTGCCTTGGTGGTATTTAAGGTTGTTCCAGCCAGTGTGGCTTGGAGCGGATTGTCTAATGACACTGTCTTGTTGGTTGCTGGCATGATTGTTGTTGGCAATGCCCTGTTCGAAACGGGTACAGCTGAATGGCTAGGCAAAACGATTGTCCGTTTTGCCGGCGAGGGCGAGTTTAAAGTCGTTGTGGCCGTTATGGTTGTTACCATGGTTTTATCTGCGTTCTTAAACAACAGTTCAACCACCGCCATGATGCTGCCAGTGTTTGCCGGGATCATCGCGGCTTCAAGCGGTCGGTTAAAATCAAAATACTGGATGATGCCGCTAGCTATCTCCGCAGTTGCCGGCGGTCAGCTCAGTCTGGTTGGTTCAACGCCGCCAATTATTGTTCAGGGCGTGCAAACAGCAGCCGGTTATCGACCGTTTGGGTTCTTCGAATTTGCCCTGATGGGCGGCCCGATCTGCTTAGCATTGCTTATCTACACTTTTACTTTCGGCAAATGGCTTAGTCGGAAGATGTATGGGGAAAACCCTGAACCCAGTCCTGTCATGAAAGAGATGATGCAGTCAGCAGCTGCGGAAAAAGAAAAGATAAGAGACGTCAAAAAAATGTGGATTTCGGGGATTATTATGTTAGGCTGCATTATAGGTTTTATAACTACTAATGAAAAGGTTCTGCCACTAGGTACGATCGCCATGATCGGTGCACTAGCCTGTGTCATTACCGGTTGTATATCGGAAAAAACAAATTATCTCAAAATGGACTGGCCAACGGTATTTGTTCTTGGTGGGTCAATCGGTTTCGCTAGTGGTCTGGAAAAATCTGGTGGAGGAAAGCTTTTAGCAGATGCGATTCTTGGCCTATTTGGCAGCGCAATAACCCCGTTCATCGTTTTTGCGGTAATAGTATTTCTGGGAATGTTTTTAACCCAGTTTATGTCAAACACAGCTGCTACTGCCATGTTAGCTCCAATTGGTCTTGCAATGGCAAAAGCGGTTGGTATGAGTCCACTTCCAGTAATGATGGGCTTATGCACGGCCACAGCCTGCTCTTTCTCGACACCAGTAGCAACCCCACCGATGACAATGGTCCTCGGGCCTGGTGGTTATAGGTTCATTGACTATATCAAGTGGGCGGGACCATTTAACATAATATGTTACATCCTGACATTATTGATCGTACCTCTCATTTGGAAGTTCTAA
- a CDS encoding sigma 54-interacting transcriptional regulator produces MNLSIDDVKSVWKCFRKNENNNFELPLVSNVIKASWERSAKYGVNPYLKYAPVVLTPHELALRKEHSSELITHSLPTMKKLHDFVMGTGFVVTLTDDEGYIIEMFGDEEAMKFTQPGKFIVGAKWSEDVMGTNAIGVALVEKRPIQVFGYEHYSLCAFNTTCSAAPICDPNGKIIGVLDLTGPFDRASNHTLGMVVAAVNAIENQIVLQRAFDASELANLHKTIIMESMSDGVLVVDKNGYVTHLNRAASQLLRLDPSKSIGCNLASLFGSKDNKNDYFMDLLRRGVNINDETVTINVGSEKVKCNISCRPLVLSNGTSNGAVAILRENKRITRLVTRTIGAHAKMCFDHIVGKNTALVQAIQLGKAAAMSPSNVLLLGESGTGKDLFAQAIHNASARRAQPFVAINCAAIPRELIASELFGYEEGAFTGARKGGNPGKFELADQGTIFLDEIGEMPLDLQASLLRVLEERAIVRLGGKETIPVNVRVIAATNKNLRREIEKGNFRSDLYYRLNVIMIEIPPLRARKDDLELLSMYFLRKINERLGRQVEEIKPEVMEIFQRYDWPGNIRELQNVIERAVHVTVGTAITLNDIPMEIVEVGGKFNAVNQDSMSSISTSGRQLVRHMEEQLIRSYLQKFGSKARVARELGMARSSLYRKLEEYGIK; encoded by the coding sequence ATGAATCTTTCGATTGATGATGTAAAAAGTGTTTGGAAATGTTTTAGAAAAAATGAAAACAATAATTTTGAGCTTCCACTGGTAAGCAATGTTATTAAAGCGTCATGGGAAAGAAGCGCAAAGTATGGAGTAAATCCTTATCTGAAGTATGCGCCGGTTGTTCTAACCCCTCATGAATTGGCTCTACGAAAGGAACACAGTTCAGAGCTTATAACCCACAGCCTACCAACTATGAAGAAACTACACGATTTTGTGATGGGAACGGGATTTGTTGTTACCTTGACCGACGACGAAGGCTACATAATCGAAATGTTCGGTGATGAAGAGGCCATGAAGTTTACCCAGCCTGGAAAATTTATCGTTGGAGCAAAATGGTCGGAAGATGTTATGGGGACAAATGCGATTGGTGTTGCCTTGGTGGAGAAGCGACCAATTCAGGTGTTTGGTTATGAACATTATAGTTTGTGTGCATTTAATACAACCTGTTCAGCAGCACCGATTTGCGACCCTAATGGTAAAATTATTGGTGTATTAGACCTGACCGGACCATTTGATAGAGCGAGTAACCACACGCTTGGGATGGTAGTTGCTGCGGTAAACGCAATTGAGAATCAAATTGTATTACAGCGGGCTTTCGATGCCAGTGAACTGGCAAACCTTCACAAAACCATTATTATGGAATCAATGTCAGATGGGGTTCTGGTTGTAGACAAAAATGGTTATGTGACTCATCTGAATCGTGCAGCCAGCCAGCTCCTACGACTAGATCCAAGCAAATCAATCGGATGCAACTTGGCGTCGTTATTTGGGAGTAAGGATAACAAAAATGATTATTTCATGGATTTATTACGACGGGGTGTAAATATAAACGATGAGACAGTGACAATTAACGTTGGTAGTGAGAAAGTTAAGTGTAATATTAGCTGTCGTCCACTGGTTTTATCCAATGGCACGAGTAATGGAGCAGTGGCAATTCTCCGGGAAAATAAGCGGATAACTAGATTGGTGACCCGAACGATCGGGGCTCACGCAAAAATGTGCTTCGATCACATTGTGGGGAAAAATACTGCACTTGTTCAAGCAATTCAATTGGGCAAAGCGGCCGCTATGTCCCCGAGCAACGTTTTACTCCTTGGTGAAAGCGGAACGGGGAAGGACTTGTTTGCCCAAGCAATTCACAATGCCAGTGCACGCCGAGCGCAACCATTTGTAGCGATAAACTGCGCGGCGATACCTCGGGAATTAATAGCTAGCGAACTGTTTGGCTACGAGGAAGGTGCTTTTACCGGTGCCCGGAAGGGTGGTAATCCTGGAAAGTTTGAGTTAGCCGATCAGGGTACGATTTTCTTGGATGAGATAGGAGAAATGCCATTAGATCTTCAGGCCAGTCTCTTGCGGGTACTGGAGGAACGTGCGATTGTACGCTTGGGTGGGAAAGAAACGATTCCGGTCAATGTGCGTGTTATTGCAGCGACCAACAAGAATCTACGTCGTGAGATTGAAAAAGGCAATTTCCGAAGTGATCTTTATTATCGTCTTAACGTCATAATGATTGAAATCCCACCACTTCGGGCAAGAAAGGATGATTTGGAGTTACTGAGTATGTATTTTTTACGCAAGATAAACGAACGTCTGGGTCGGCAGGTCGAAGAAATTAAGCCAGAGGTGATGGAAATCTTCCAGCGATATGATTGGCCGGGAAATATCAGAGAACTGCAAAATGTGATCGAACGTGCGGTTCATGTTACGGTGGGTACAGCCATTACTTTGAATGATATACCGATGGAAATCGTAGAGGTTGGTGGAAAGTTCAATGCTGTTAACCAAGATTCAATGTCCAGTATCTCGACATCTGGACGTCAACTGGTTAGGCATATGGAGGAACAGTTAATTCGGTCTTATTTGCAGAAATTTGGGTCCAAGGCGCGAGTTGCCAGAGAGCTAGGCATGGCCAGAAGCAGTTTATATCGCAAGCTTGAGGAGTATGGTATTAAGTGA
- a CDS encoding MaoC family dehydratase, with the protein MGKTINEIKIGDKASVTKTISETDVYLFAGITGDFNPAHVNSEYAKATPFNQRIAHGMLSAGLISTVLGTKLPGPGTIYLEQQVSFLAPVFIGDTITAEVEVIAKLEKNRLKLRTTCYNQNEKVVLHGEAIVMPRREVV; encoded by the coding sequence ATAGGTAAAACCATTAACGAGATAAAAATCGGGGATAAAGCAAGCGTTACGAAGACTATTAGTGAGACTGATGTGTACCTGTTTGCTGGAATTACTGGGGACTTTAATCCTGCTCACGTTAACAGTGAATACGCCAAAGCCACACCCTTTAATCAACGTATTGCTCACGGAATGCTTTCAGCGGGGTTAATTTCTACGGTTCTCGGCACCAAATTACCCGGGCCAGGAACAATCTATTTGGAACAACAGGTTTCATTTCTGGCACCGGTTTTTATCGGAGACACAATTACCGCTGAGGTTGAGGTCATCGCAAAACTTGAAAAAAATCGGCTCAAGCTTAGGACTACTTGTTATAACCAGAATGAAAAAGTTGTGCTGCATGGTGAAGCTATTGTTATGCCCCGAAGGGAGGTGGTGTAA
- a CDS encoding crotonase, producing the protein MSGRPYTVIIYEKENGLGLVTINRPEALNALNEQVFLELGRVFDEMAADDEVKAIVLTGSGNKAFAAGSDIGQMRSMTTLEARRFARQVKEAQGKIASIPKPVVAAISGFALGGGCEVAMCCDFRIAAENAKFGQPEINLAIIPGGGGTQRLARLVGVAKAKELVLTGKIIDANEALSIGLVNLVVPIDALMDEAKKLASNLAQKGGVALMMAKMAIDRGVNLDLESALDYEIECFAECFSTADQKEGMAAFVEKRKPNFIGK; encoded by the coding sequence ATGAGCGGGCGACCATACACAGTAATAATCTACGAGAAGGAGAATGGATTGGGACTGGTGACCATCAACAGGCCGGAGGCGCTCAATGCCCTGAATGAACAAGTCTTTCTTGAGCTTGGCCGGGTATTTGACGAAATGGCTGCTGATGACGAGGTCAAGGCAATTGTTTTAACTGGAAGCGGAAATAAAGCTTTTGCTGCGGGGTCAGACATCGGCCAAATGCGATCAATGACTACTCTAGAAGCACGAAGGTTTGCACGTCAGGTTAAAGAAGCTCAGGGCAAGATTGCCTCAATCCCGAAACCAGTCGTAGCGGCAATCAGCGGTTTTGCCCTAGGTGGTGGCTGCGAAGTGGCCATGTGTTGTGACTTTCGAATCGCCGCAGAGAATGCCAAGTTTGGCCAGCCGGAAATAAACTTGGCGATAATCCCCGGTGGTGGAGGGACGCAACGCCTGGCAAGACTGGTTGGGGTAGCCAAAGCTAAAGAATTGGTGCTCACCGGAAAAATTATTGATGCCAACGAAGCATTATCCATTGGTTTGGTGAACCTGGTTGTACCTATTGACGCATTAATGGATGAAGCGAAAAAGTTGGCCAGCAATTTAGCTCAAAAAGGGGGAGTTGCTCTGATGATGGCCAAGATGGCTATTGATCGGGGCGTTAATTTGGATTTAGAAAGTGCTCTGGATTATGAAATCGAGTGCTTTGCGGAATGTTTCTCAACGGCGGATCAGAAGGAAGGAATGGCGGCGTTCGTGGAGAAACGCAAGCCAAATTTTATTGGCAAGTAA
- a CDS encoding 3-hydroxyacyl-CoA dehydrogenase family protein yields MDIKNVAVIGAGAMGLGIAQVSAQAGYQVKLQDISTEALDKAIKTIIKSLDKTVEKGKLTAEARDQILERIKTTIDLAEAAGDADLVIEAVFENLNLKLEIFKKLEEIAPAHAIFGSNTSTLPITAMAGVTKRQDKFVGLHFMNPVPLMKGVELIRGRHTSDETMQMSLDFVKSLGKEAAIAVDYAGFIVSRVLDAMLNEAVKCVMDGNDPAEIDKAMKICCNFPMGPLELIDLVGAEIVLNGLETMKGDFGDKYTPAPLLKQMVRAGDLGRKTGRGFYKY; encoded by the coding sequence ATGGACATTAAGAACGTAGCGGTTATTGGTGCAGGAGCAATGGGACTTGGAATTGCCCAAGTATCAGCTCAAGCCGGTTATCAGGTCAAGCTTCAGGATATTTCAACCGAAGCGCTAGATAAAGCGATAAAAACCATTATCAAATCGCTGGACAAGACTGTGGAAAAAGGCAAGCTTACCGCTGAGGCTCGCGATCAGATTCTTGAACGGATTAAGACGACCATTGACCTGGCTGAAGCTGCTGGGGATGCTGACCTTGTAATCGAAGCGGTGTTTGAAAACCTGAATCTGAAACTCGAGATTTTCAAGAAACTCGAGGAAATAGCACCAGCTCATGCAATTTTTGGCTCAAACACCTCGACTCTTCCGATTACAGCCATGGCCGGGGTGACTAAACGCCAGGACAAGTTCGTTGGTTTGCACTTCATGAATCCTGTACCGCTGATGAAAGGGGTGGAACTGATCCGTGGTCGCCATACTTCCGACGAGACTATGCAAATGAGCCTGGATTTTGTAAAATCCCTGGGCAAAGAAGCGGCGATCGCGGTAGACTACGCCGGTTTCATCGTCAGCCGGGTGCTGGATGCGATGCTTAACGAGGCGGTTAAATGCGTTATGGACGGCAATGATCCGGCTGAGATTGACAAGGCTATGAAGATCTGTTGCAACTTCCCCATGGGGCCATTGGAACTTATCGATCTGGTAGGAGCAGAAATCGTTCTGAACGGCCTGGAGACTATGAAAGGTGATTTTGGGGACAAGTACACACCTGCTCCTTTGCTGAAACAAATGGTAAGAGCAGGAGACCTGGGACGAAAGACTGGACGAGGGTTCTATAAATACTAG
- a CDS encoding SDR family oxidoreductase, with translation MHIKELFDLSGRVAIVTGGSVGLGQQMGIALAEAGANVVLAARKVERCEAAADKIKKELGVKAIPVRCDVSKWEDVENLVATTLKEFGKIDILVNNAGATWGAPAVDYPLKGWQKVIDVNINGTWFCCQQVGRVMIDQKRGKIINIASLAAFVGAEPEAMDAVAYQTSKGGVVALTRDLAVKWARYNINVNAIAPGWFPTDMTDFTLQKSGEILLRYIPMRRFGQDDELKGAVVYLASDASSYVTGHTLCVDGGYVIV, from the coding sequence GTGCATATAAAGGAACTCTTTGATCTTAGCGGGCGGGTGGCGATTGTCACTGGGGGTTCGGTTGGTCTCGGCCAACAGATGGGAATTGCTCTGGCGGAGGCAGGAGCCAATGTCGTCCTGGCAGCCAGAAAAGTAGAACGGTGCGAAGCGGCAGCGGATAAGATAAAAAAAGAACTCGGAGTCAAGGCGATCCCGGTCCGTTGTGATGTCAGTAAATGGGAAGACGTTGAAAATTTAGTGGCGACTACGCTAAAAGAATTCGGTAAGATTGATATTCTAGTGAACAACGCTGGCGCCACCTGGGGAGCGCCAGCGGTTGACTATCCCTTAAAAGGCTGGCAGAAGGTAATTGATGTGAACATAAATGGGACGTGGTTCTGCTGCCAACAAGTTGGTCGAGTGATGATCGATCAGAAAAGAGGGAAAATCATCAACATTGCCTCGTTGGCAGCTTTTGTGGGGGCTGAGCCAGAAGCGATGGATGCGGTCGCTTATCAGACCAGTAAAGGAGGAGTTGTCGCCCTCACGAGAGATTTGGCTGTCAAGTGGGCCAGATACAACATTAATGTGAACGCAATTGCCCCGGGGTGGTTCCCCACGGATATGACGGATTTCACGTTGCAGAAAAGCGGGGAAATTCTTCTGCGGTATATTCCGATGCGGCGTTTCGGTCAGGACGATGAACTGAAAGGAGCCGTTGTTTATCTGGCTTCGGATGCATCGAGTTATGTCACTGGGCACACGCTCTGCGTTGACGGCGGCTATGTTATTGTGTAA
- a CDS encoding thiolase family protein — protein sequence MVMNQNDMVIISAVRTPFGRFGGFLKDVDIYDLGAYVMRAALDRISFPGEKIDEVWWGIGDTTNTKDPYTPVVARQSLLKAGLPPETPSCTLDKACVSGMSAVNYGIRSIKAGEAEVVLAGGATSFSTVPYLARNLRWGGVRVGGFKLEDPIFPLGYKDYAPVAVDSGDVAVEYGVSREEQDEWAVRSHQKYGEAYAAGKFKDEMVPYEIKQKDGSVKVLEIDEQYRPNIKYEDLAKLPTIFNSKTCTAGNAPGMNDGACALIVTTRGKAEQLGLKPLATILGMVTTAAQPRLLPVAPALAIGKLLEKFNLSIDDMDLVEINEAFACVPLVSAKILAKNDPAKYEEIKNKMNVNGSAIAVGHPNTCSGARLMTTLLYELRRRGGGIGVAAICGGLTQGDAALIKVE from the coding sequence ATGGTCATGAACCAAAATGATATGGTTATAATTAGCGCGGTTAGAACACCATTTGGAAGATTTGGTGGGTTTCTAAAGGATGTTGATATCTATGATTTGGGTGCCTATGTCATGCGGGCGGCTCTGGACCGGATCTCTTTCCCCGGAGAAAAAATCGATGAAGTCTGGTGGGGGATCGGGGATACCACCAATACCAAGGACCCGTATACACCAGTAGTGGCCCGGCAGTCGCTTCTTAAAGCTGGATTACCACCAGAAACTCCTTCGTGCACTTTAGACAAGGCCTGTGTCTCCGGGATGTCGGCGGTAAACTATGGCATTCGCAGTATCAAAGCTGGGGAGGCCGAGGTGGTGTTGGCTGGGGGAGCCACGAGTTTTAGCACGGTTCCATACCTGGCCCGCAATTTACGGTGGGGTGGTGTCAGGGTTGGTGGCTTTAAGCTAGAAGACCCGATCTTCCCGCTCGGGTATAAGGACTATGCTCCAGTGGCCGTTGATTCTGGGGACGTGGCTGTTGAATACGGGGTTAGTCGGGAGGAACAGGATGAGTGGGCGGTCAGGAGTCACCAGAAGTACGGAGAGGCCTATGCCGCCGGCAAGTTTAAAGACGAAATGGTGCCCTACGAAATCAAACAAAAAGATGGTTCAGTGAAGGTTCTGGAGATCGACGAACAATACCGACCAAATATAAAATACGAAGATTTGGCCAAATTACCAACGATCTTTAACAGTAAAACATGCACTGCTGGTAATGCACCGGGTATGAATGATGGTGCGTGTGCGCTTATTGTTACTACCAGAGGTAAGGCAGAGCAACTAGGTCTTAAGCCTCTCGCGACCATTCTAGGGATGGTCACTACGGCTGCTCAACCCAGATTACTACCTGTGGCGCCGGCGCTGGCCATTGGTAAACTCCTCGAAAAATTCAATTTGTCAATTGATGATATGGACTTGGTTGAAATCAACGAGGCTTTTGCCTGTGTTCCACTGGTCAGCGCGAAGATTCTGGCCAAGAACGACCCGGCTAAATATGAGGAGATTAAAAACAAGATGAATGTCAACGGGAGCGCGATTGCTGTAGGTCATCCCAACACCTGTAGTGGCGCCCGTCTTATGACGACTCTGCTCTACGAATTAAGACGGCGCGGGGGCGGGATCGGTGTCGCGGCCATCTGTGGCGGTCTAACGCAAGGTGATGCTGCTCTGATCAAAGTGGAATAG